A single genomic interval of Camelina sativa cultivar DH55 chromosome 11, Cs, whole genome shotgun sequence harbors:
- the LOC104721924 gene encoding uncharacterized protein LOC104721924: MLRFQCSLHLLQPSMAKNNNHSNLFPHNLAPFRATGTIPAPKVQGIRASCSRKIGKLRVNGIDREMEEDVIEFGEEEGEDEFPARKRGVYGAKKEDINYDKDPEFADILGDCLDNPDKAQKKMEERLRKKRDKIIHTKTGSATSMQVSFNKFEYSNSYMWMEFYNAPLDKDIALITDTIRSWHILGRLGGYNSMNMQLSQAPLDKRPNYDAILGANVEPTTFYNIGDLEVQDNVARIWLDIGTSEPLILDVLINALTQISSDYIGIKKLVFGGSEFESWKENMTSEESGFRVHKI, translated from the exons atGTTAAGGTTTCAAtgctctcttcatcttcttcagcctTCCATGGCGAAGAACAACAACCACTCGAATCTTTTCCCACATAATTTGGCGCCGTTTCGTGCCACTGGCACGATTCCGGCACCGAAGGTCCAGGGGATACGTGCGAGTTGTTCTAGGAAGATTGGGAAGTTACGAGTAAATGGTATAGATCGAGAAATGGAAGAAGATGTGATAgaatttggagaagaagaaggagaggatgaGTTCCCGGCGAGGAAGAGAGGCGTTTACGGAGcgaagaaagaagatataaaTTACGATAAAGACCCTGAATTCGCTGATATTCTCGGAGATTGTTTAGATAATCCAGATAAAGCTCAAAAAAAG ATGGAAgagagattgaggaagaagagggacAAAATTATTCACACTAAGACTGGTTCAGCTACTTCGATGCAGGTCTCGTTTAACAA ATTTGAGTATTCCAACTCATACATGTGGATGGAGTTTTACAATGCACCACTGGATAAAGACATTGCCTTGATCACTGAT ACAATTCGTTCCTGGCATATCCTTGGACGACTTGGTGGATACAACTCCATGAATATGCAA TTATCACAAGCACCACTGGATAAGAGGCCAAACTATGATGCTATCCTTGGAGCTAATGTAGAGCCCACTACATTTTATAACATCGGGGATCTTGAGGTTCAAGACAACGTTGCTCGTATATG GCTTGATATTGGGACCTCGGAGCCGTTGATTCTTGATGTTCTGATAAATGCATTGACGCAAATTAGCTCAGA TTATATCGGGATAAAGAAACTTGTCTTTGGTGGATCTGAGTTCGAGAGCTGGAAAGAGAATATGACATCCGAGGAATCTGGTTTCAGAGTCCACAAGATTTAA
- the LOC104721925 gene encoding 60S ribosomal protein L31-1, whose product MEKGGKGRKEEVVTREYTINLHRRLHSCTFKKKAPNAIKEIRKFSEKAMGTKDVRVDVKLNKQIWSKGIRGPPRRIRVRVARKRNDDEDAKEEFFSLVTVAEIPAEGLSGLGTKVIEEDE is encoded by the exons ATGGAGAAAGGTGGTAAAGGGAGAAAGGAGGAGGTGGTTACAAGGGAGTACACTATCAATCTCCACAGGCGTCTCCATAGCTG CACTTTCAAGAAGAAGGCACCCAATGCCATAAAAGAGATCAGGAAGTTCTCAGAGAAAGCCATGGGAACAAAAGATGTAAGAGTTGATGTAAAGCTCAACAAGCAGATATGGAGCAAAGGAATCAGAGGTCCCCCGAGGAGAATCAGAGTGCGTGTTGCTCGCAAGAGGAACGATGATGAAGATGCAAAGGAAGAGTTTTTCTCACTCGTCACTGTGGCTGAGATCCCAGCTGAAGGTTTGTCTGGTTTGGGAACCAAAGTCATCGAGGAAGACGAGTAA